The following coding sequences are from one Eleginops maclovinus isolate JMC-PN-2008 ecotype Puerto Natales chromosome 11, JC_Emac_rtc_rv5, whole genome shotgun sequence window:
- the LOC134872003 gene encoding smoothelin-like protein 2 gives MDASTEGVLDAMESEALVEFRSTLQAAIREVHVDVSCFKQRIEQRIGELSVSNGPLVEAVNRLQEENQQLRAKMEGLGRLVEGLTGMQMERRAAEVNEKNVEDSLKNGQEERVGRTECSQSSQSTYSETSGSSGGSSSAAAATNHHPAPPPWRAKRHADTNGTDAKGETHVAVQENGNTESSSVDCDAAEAVSQSHRPLTAFTQHTAEASTLNDPLQSAVETPNMPGQEDSGQFSKPHHPLTAMMKPSPEAPAVPQSPASAPKEPKEIKPDADEPLPHLPVTAMLTKEGLKAAQSPAAVPRAAAHSAEAPSAASVAKELRSAMSQDQSGSVSQGLVHHAVTATTRISSETSSRPDSSPAAIPESPTMTRGEYPFKRDVTEPKPHLPLSAVSKPNTESSPAVSPSSPTLSPSSPAVSSSSPAVSPSSPAVSSSSLAVSSSSHAVSSSSPAVSSSSSSLPASQESTVKPGEYPFKRLPVLKTPSPSLKRSVSFPQPAEKLLPSKSIIKSGFSPSLDKKVTKAAGVEFKPDLMKSQTLPRSNSAQAKRAMFERMNSEPTKPKDSKPKLKRSQSFGPSSASGIKQILLEWCRSKTIGYQNIDIQNFSSSWSDGMAFCALVHSFFPLDFDYNTLEPKNRKQNLQLAFTTAEKQADCLRLIEVDDMLVMGDRPDPMCVFTYVQSLYNHLKTFE, from the exons ATGGATGCATCCACAGAAGGAGTACTGGACGCGATGGAAAGCGAGGCTCTGGTTGAGTTCCGATCCACGTTGCAAGCCGCCATAAGGGAGGTCCATGTGGATGTAAGTTGCTTCAAGCAGCGCATCGAGCAGAGGATCGGCGAGCTGAGCGTCTCCAACGGACCTTTGGTGGAGGCGGTGAACCGACTGCAGGAGGAGAACCAGCAGCTCCGGGCCAAGATGGAGGGCCTCGGCCGCCTGGTGGAGGGCCTCACCGGGATGCAGATGGAGAGGAGGGCTGCCGAAGTGAACGAGAAGAACGTGGAGGATAGTTTAAAGAATGGACAAGAGGAAAGAGTGGGAAGAACCGAGTGCAGCCAGTCGAGTCAGTCCACCTACTCGGAGACGTCGGGGTCCAGCGGAGGGTcgagctctgctgctgctgcaaccaACCACCACCCAGCACCGCCTCCATGGAGAGCAAAGAGACATGCTGACACTAAC GGCACTGATGCAAAAGGAGAGACACATGTTGCTGTCCAGGAAAATGGGAACACAG AAAGCTCCTCAGTGGACTGTGATGCCGCTGAAGCTGTGTCCCAGTCCCACCGGCCTCTCACCGCCTTCACTCAACACACCGCAGAGGCTTCTACATTAAATGACCCTCTTCAGTCCGCCGTGGAAACCCCCAACATGCCTG gCCAAGAAGACTCAGGTCAGTTTTCCAAACCCCATCACCCCCTCACTGCGATGATGAAGCCCAGCCCTGAAGCTCCGGCCGTCCCTCAGTCACCGGCCTCAGCGCCAAAAGAACCAAAGGAAATCAAACCAGACGCCGATGAACCCCTGCCCCATCTTCCCGTCACCGCCATGTTAACCAAAGAGGGTCTGAAAGCTGCCCAGTCTCCGGCAGCGGTGCCTAGAGCAGCCGCTCACTCTGCAGAGGCTCCATCCG CTGCGTCTGTAGCAAAGGAGCTGAGGTCTGCGATGTCCCAGGATCAGTCGGGCTCTGTTTCCCAGGGTTTGGTTCATCATGCCGTCACCGCCACGACCAGAATCAGCTCCGAGACTTCATCCAGGCCTGATTCCAGTCCTGCTGCAATCCCAGAATCCCCCACCATGACGAGAGGCGAATATCCATTCAAACGAG ACGTCACAGAACCCAAACCACACCTGCCTCTTTCAGCCGTGAGCAAACCCAACAcagagtcttctcctgctgtatCACCTTCATCACCTACTCTATCACCTTCATCACCTGCTGTATCTTCTTCGTCACCTGCTGTATCACCTTCATCACCTGCTGTATCCTCCTCATCACTGGCTGTATCCTCCTCATCACATGCTGTATCTTCTTCATCACCTGCTGTATCATCTTCATCATCGAGTCTCCCTGCATCCCAGGAGTCCACCGTAAAGCCGGGGgaatatccctttaagagaT TACCAGTTCTCAAGACGCCCAGTCCCAGTCTGAAGAGGAGTGTGAGCTTCCCTCAGCCTGCAG aGAAGTTACTTCCCTCCAAATCAATCATCAAATCTGGTTTCTCACCGAGTCTGGACAA GAAGGTGACTAAGGCCGCCGGCGTTGAGTTTAAACCGGATTTAATGAAATCTCAAACGCTGCCTCGCTCCAACAGCGCTCAGGCCAAGAGGGCGATGTTTGAGAGGATGAACTCCGAGCCCACAAA ACCGAAGGATTCAAAGCCGAAGCTGAAGCGCTCTCAGAGTTTTGGCCCTTCGAGCGCCAGCGGGATCAAACAGATCCTGCTGGAGTGGTGCCGATCCAAAACCATCGGATATCAG AACATCGATATCCAGAACTTCTCGTCCAGCTGGAGCGATGGGATGGCGTTCTGCGCTCTCGTGCACTCCTTCTTCCCGCTGGACTTTGACTACAACACGCTGGAACCAAAGAACCGCAAACAGAACCTGCAGCTGGCCTTCACCACCGCAGA GAAGCAGGCGGACTGTCTGCGTCTGATCGAGGTGGACGACATGCTGGTGATGGGCGACAGGCCGGAccccatgtgtgtgttcacttaCGTCCAGTCTCTGTACAACCACCTGAAGACGTTTGAGTAA
- the LOC134872004 gene encoding adapter molecule crk-like has translation MAGNFDAEDRGSWFWGRLSRQEAVSLLQGGRHGVFLVRDSITSPGDYVLSVSENSKVSHYIINSISNNRQSGSGLAPPRFRIGDQEFEALPALLEFYKIHYLDTTTLIEPINKSKHTGFVSASAGVPVQSDEAEFVRALFDFPGYDDEDLAFRKGDILRVLEKPEEQWWNAANQEGRAGMIPVPYVERYRPASPTGTGAAAGASGQQAAGVLGPADAPGPPIGTPPGASGQYAQPVLNAQLPNLQNGPVFARAIQKRVPNAYDKTALALEVGDMVKVTKINVNGQWEGECKGKRGHFPFTHVRLLEQNHPDDES, from the exons ATGGCGGGTAACTTTGACGCGGAGGACCGTGGGAGCTGGTTCTGGGGAAGGCTGAGCAGGCAGGAAGCCGTGTCTCTGCTGCAGGGAGGCCGGCATGGCGTGTTCCTAGTCCGGGACTCCATCACCAGCCCGGGGGACTACGTACTGTCCGTGTCGGAGAACTCCAAAGTGTCCCATTATATCATCAACAGCATTAGCAACAACCGGCAGTCTGGATCCG gTCTGGCTCCTCCTCGGTTTCGGATCGGCGATCAGGAGTTTGAGGCGCTTCCTGCCCTCCTGGAGTTTTACAAGATCCACTACCTGGACACCACCACGCTCATAGAGCCCATaaacaaatccaaacacacGGGGTTTGTTAGCGCCTCGGCCGGCGTTCCCGTTCAGTCCGACGAGGCCGAGTTTGTCCGGGCGCTGTTCGACTTCCCCGGCTACGATGACGAGGACCTGGCTTTCCGTAAGGGCGACATCCTGCGGGTTCTGGAAAAGCCGGAGGAGCAATGGTGGAACGCGGCGAACCAGGAAGGTCGCGCCGGGATGATCCCAGTTCCGTACGTGGAAAGGTACCGACCTGCCTCGCCCACCGGTACCGGTGCCGCTGCTGGTGCTTCTGGACAGCAGGCTGCAGGGGTTTTGGGCCCCGCAGACGCACCAGGGCCCCCTATAGGAACTCCTCCAGGCGCCTCGGGTCAGTACGCCCAGCCGGTGCTGAATGCCCAGCTGCCGAACCTTCAGAACGGACCCGTCTTTGCCAGAGCGATCCAAAAGAGGGTGCCCAACGCCTACGACAAGACGGCCCTCGCTCTGGAG GTGGGAGACATGGTGAAGGTGACCAAGATCAACGTGAACGGCCAGTGGGAGGGAGAGTGCAAAGGCAAGCGAGGCCACTTCCCCTTCACACACGTCCGACTGCTGGAACAAAACCACCCCGATGACGAGagctga